The following are from one region of the Phycisphaerae bacterium genome:
- a CDS encoding CvpA family protein: MAFWIGILVSGAFAWLTIKLRFYQTWALVFNILISIYLAIYLQPIIGNISAFGDTPYSNALTMIVVAAASFLILHGISYTFLTGQFNVTFPTVVDSVGAGLLGFLAGFLVWSFLSLLFYITPASQNTFVKEIGFTDQFQQTSVSYISRFCNLINAVVSSQNKESSAEQAISKLLKDLGQKARKKTNEKTKPVEPVKPKEAKTHIRDQNELGPPPEIEDF, translated from the coding sequence ATGGCGTTTTGGATAGGCATATTAGTTAGCGGGGCCTTCGCATGGCTTACCATAAAACTGCGCTTCTATCAGACATGGGCCCTTGTTTTCAATATCCTAATCTCAATTTATCTGGCTATATACCTTCAGCCAATAATCGGAAATATCTCTGCGTTCGGTGATACGCCGTACAGTAACGCTCTGACTATGATAGTTGTTGCGGCAGCGTCTTTTTTAATTTTACATGGCATATCATACACATTTCTTACGGGTCAATTTAATGTCACATTTCCAACAGTAGTTGACTCGGTCGGTGCCGGCCTCCTGGGCTTTTTAGCCGGTTTTCTCGTCTGGAGTTTTCTAAGCCTCTTATTCTACATAACACCAGCTTCTCAAAATACCTTCGTAAAGGAAATCGGTTTTACAGACCAGTTTCAGCAAACCAGTGTCTCATACATCTCCCGGTTTTGCAATTTGATTAATGCGGTAGTCTCCTCTCAAAACAAAGAGTCCTCTGCGGAACAAGCTATCAGTAAATTGCTGAAAGACCTCGGACAGAAAGCACGCAAAAAAACGAACGAAAAAACCAAACCGGTTGAGCCTGTCAAACCAAAAGAAGCGAAAACCCACATTCGTGACCAGAACGAACTCGGCCCGCCTCCTGAGATTGAAGATTTTTAA
- a CDS encoding HEAT repeat domain-containing protein encodes MFNKKTVGIILAAVLLAASISFGATKDPSTTLRASWNDYLHYTKIGRLDLAKGYAQAVLDSNPDPVELLGFSEENPQGYAILLRVIDTASDAELVEVSKKVLDIIEQGRFIRRSDPKIIGEEIRRLSGTDRGRLAAVKRLQNAGEYAAYFMLNAMADKTRKEEFPNIVWALPQVGRDAIRPLTAALQAEDVGLKAEIVRALGKIKYPQSLPYLKYIVEKDSSEELRKLASESIKQIDPGALKAPAAQLFYQLGEDYYNNTPSLAPVEDANFANVWFWDPNERSLTREKVDRSYFNELMTMRSCEWALKADAGFGRAIGLWLAAYFKAESTGLDMPSYFGEGHADAMTYATTAGPEYLHQALALAIKDKNAYIALRAVEALATTAGEKSLLYRIGPTQPLVQALSFDDKAVRYSAAIAIAAVGPKEGFAESNLVVKNLTEALEQKDKGQKTGDNETMDANSFSLRAAEVMLKLAITRSAVIDLSAAQSALIDATKSTRVEIQVLTGRTLAYLGSPEAQRAIAAMALTESNSKDIRISAFDSLAVSAKINANLLDDEKIDAIYSLVSSKESDPELRSAAAAAYGALNLPSQKVKDLILDQAKS; translated from the coding sequence ATGTTTAATAAGAAGACCGTCGGAATAATTTTAGCAGCAGTACTTTTGGCCGCCAGCATTTCTTTCGGGGCAACCAAAGACCCTTCGACTACGCTCAGGGCAAGCTGGAACGACTATTTGCATTACACAAAGATTGGCCGACTCGATTTGGCCAAGGGATACGCGCAAGCTGTTCTCGACAGCAATCCTGACCCGGTGGAATTGCTCGGTTTCAGTGAAGAGAATCCCCAGGGGTATGCGATTTTGTTAAGGGTCATCGACACTGCGTCCGATGCCGAGCTGGTTGAGGTGAGCAAAAAAGTTCTGGACATTATCGAGCAGGGCAGGTTCATCCGGCGGTCCGACCCGAAGATTATTGGAGAGGAAATAAGAAGGCTAAGCGGCACAGACAGGGGCAGGCTTGCAGCAGTCAAGCGACTTCAGAACGCCGGCGAATACGCGGCATATTTTATGCTCAATGCAATGGCGGACAAAACCCGAAAAGAGGAATTTCCGAATATCGTATGGGCACTGCCGCAAGTGGGCAGAGATGCAATAAGGCCTCTTACGGCGGCTTTGCAGGCTGAAGACGTCGGATTAAAGGCTGAAATAGTGCGGGCGCTGGGAAAGATTAAATATCCTCAATCGCTGCCTTATCTGAAATACATTGTCGAGAAGGATAGTTCCGAAGAGCTTCGCAAACTTGCCAGCGAAAGCATCAAGCAGATAGACCCTGGCGCTTTGAAAGCTCCAGCTGCGCAGTTGTTCTACCAGCTCGGTGAGGATTATTATAATAACACTCCATCTTTAGCTCCGGTGGAAGACGCCAATTTCGCCAATGTCTGGTTCTGGGACCCGAACGAACGAAGTTTGACGCGGGAGAAGGTTGACAGAAGCTACTTTAACGAGCTTATGACGATGCGCTCTTGCGAGTGGGCGTTAAAAGCGGACGCCGGCTTCGGCCGGGCTATCGGTTTGTGGCTGGCCGCATATTTTAAGGCCGAGTCCACTGGTCTCGATATGCCGAGTTACTTTGGCGAAGGTCATGCCGACGCGATGACTTATGCTACCACGGCAGGGCCGGAGTATTTGCATCAGGCTCTTGCTTTGGCTATTAAAGATAAAAACGCTTATATCGCGCTTCGCGCAGTCGAGGCATTAGCCACCACTGCGGGCGAAAAATCATTGCTTTATCGAATTGGTCCGACCCAGCCGCTGGTTCAGGCATTGTCGTTCGATGATAAAGCCGTGAGATACAGTGCGGCGATAGCGATAGCGGCGGTCGGTCCCAAGGAAGGCTTTGCGGAGAGTAATCTCGTCGTTAAGAATTTAACAGAAGCCCTCGAACAAAAAGACAAGGGGCAAAAGACAGGTGACAACGAGACGATGGATGCGAACAGCTTTTCTCTTCGGGCGGCAGAAGTTATGCTCAAATTGGCTATAACACGAAGTGCCGTTATTGATTTATCCGCGGCTCAAAGCGCCCTTATAGATGCAACAAAGAGTACGCGGGTTGAGATTCAGGTTCTTACCGGCCGGACTTTGGCTTATCTTGGCAGCCCCGAGGCCCAGCGAGCGATAGCTGCGATGGCTCTTACTGAAAGCAACTCCAAGGACATTCGAATATCCGCCTTTGATTCTTTAGCCGTCTCAGCTAAAATTAATGCCAATCTGCTTGATGACGAAAAGATAGACGCTATTTATTCGCTGGTCAGCTCTAAAGAGAGCGATCCTGAGCTTCGCAGCGCCGCCGCAGCGGCTTATGGCGCGCTCAATCTGCCGAGTCAGAAAGTCAAGGACCTTATCCTTGACCAGGCAAAAAGCTGA
- a CDS encoding CCA tRNA nucleotidyltransferase produces the protein MTNKEAAIKIIKRLRSNGFEALLAGGCVRDMLMRRAASDYDVATSAHPEDVTKMFKRTLKVGAKFGVVIVLIDDKQVEVATFRTETGYADGRHPSAVKFVSAAEDASRRDFTINGMFYDPLKKEVIDYVNGRADLKKELIRTIGKPAERFGEDYLRMLRAVRFSTQLGFAIELRTFSAICSNSKRIAKVSGERIAMELEAILVSPNRSAGVSLLVKSGLAKAIFPGFGAEDIKFGIKVLAQLRKKSNFSLSLACLFAGCSTEFAIEKCACLKLSRSQTRHIKFLLDNRGKLLDEDMSLSQLKLIVSEPYFGDLYELQRAIQKAERKSAAPLISLRKRIKALGDVELRPKPLLDGHALIRLGAVQGPELGQLAEEMYTVQLEGKVLGKEQAEQWVKNWLKRHKLSDM, from the coding sequence ATGACAAACAAAGAAGCAGCTATAAAGATAATCAAACGACTCCGCAGCAATGGTTTTGAAGCCTTGCTGGCAGGGGGGTGCGTGCGCGATATGCTCATGAGGAGGGCCGCCAGCGATTATGACGTTGCTACAAGCGCCCATCCGGAAGATGTAACGAAGATGTTCAAACGGACGCTAAAAGTCGGGGCAAAATTCGGGGTAGTGATTGTATTAATTGACGATAAGCAGGTGGAAGTGGCGACGTTCAGAACTGAAACCGGCTATGCCGACGGCAGACACCCATCTGCTGTTAAATTTGTCAGCGCGGCGGAAGATGCCAGCCGAAGAGATTTTACTATCAACGGAATGTTCTACGACCCTTTGAAGAAGGAGGTCATCGATTACGTCAACGGCCGGGCCGACCTCAAGAAAGAGCTGATACGAACAATCGGCAAGCCGGCTGAGCGGTTCGGAGAAGATTATCTGCGAATGCTGCGGGCGGTGCGGTTTTCAACCCAGCTCGGTTTTGCGATTGAGCTGCGGACCTTTTCAGCGATTTGCAGTAATTCAAAACGTATAGCCAAGGTAAGCGGCGAACGTATAGCTATGGAATTAGAGGCAATCCTGGTCAGCCCAAACCGTTCCGCAGGCGTGTCACTGCTTGTCAAAAGCGGATTGGCGAAAGCGATTTTTCCCGGCTTTGGTGCCGAAGATATAAAATTTGGAATCAAGGTACTGGCCCAACTGCGAAAAAAGAGTAATTTCTCTTTGTCTTTAGCGTGTCTTTTTGCGGGTTGTTCGACGGAATTCGCGATTGAGAAATGCGCCTGTTTGAAACTCAGCAGGAGCCAAACCAGGCATATAAAATTCCTGTTAGACAACAGAGGGAAACTGCTTGATGAGGATATGTCTTTATCGCAATTGAAGCTGATTGTCAGCGAGCCATATTTTGGGGACTTGTATGAACTGCAAAGAGCGATACAAAAGGCCGAACGCAAAAGCGCGGCACCTCTTATAAGTTTGCGGAAAAGAATAAAGGCGCTGGGCGACGTAGAGCTGCGGCCCAAGCCTTTGCTCGATGGGCACGCCCTGATTCGATTAGGTGCGGTGCAGGGGCCTGAATTGGGACAACTGGCTGAAGAGATGTATACTGTCCAGTTGGAAGGGAAAGTGCTGGGGAAAGAACAGGCCGAGCAGTGGGTGAAAAACTGGCTCAAAAGACATAAACTATCTGATATGTAG
- the rsmD gene encoding 16S rRNA (guanine(966)-N(2))-methyltransferase RsmD, giving the protein MRIIAGAKRGMKLLSPKTDVSRPITDRVKESLFDVLWNYGFLEGKIAADLFCGVGSLGLEALSRGAEFVAFVEKDLKIVATLKKNVEKAGFAGESKVVRANAFKIGAPAYKRKYDLIFVDPPYAASRETKDDAPLGKLLVLLTEQLSPDGIVVVRTEKRIELLEQYGGLKVIERRQWGTMVVTILHRSSK; this is encoded by the coding sequence ATGCGCATAATAGCAGGTGCAAAACGAGGGATGAAATTGCTCAGTCCAAAGACGGACGTGTCGAGACCGATTACTGACAGGGTCAAGGAATCGCTTTTTGATGTTCTTTGGAATTACGGTTTTCTGGAGGGTAAAATCGCAGCCGATTTGTTCTGCGGTGTCGGGTCTTTAGGGCTGGAGGCGCTTAGCAGGGGGGCTGAATTTGTTGCTTTTGTTGAAAAAGACCTGAAGATTGTCGCGACTTTGAAGAAGAATGTTGAAAAGGCAGGTTTTGCAGGAGAATCTAAAGTTGTAAGGGCTAATGCGTTTAAAATTGGTGCGCCGGCCTATAAGCGAAAATATGACCTTATATTTGTTGACCCGCCGTATGCGGCCTCGAGGGAAACAAAAGATGATGCACCATTGGGCAAATTGCTGGTTTTGTTAACCGAGCAGTTGTCACCTGACGGTATTGTTGTGGTCAGGACAGAGAAACGGATAGAGTTACTGGAACAGTATGGCGGACTAAAAGTAATAGAGCGCAGACAATGGGGAACTATGGTAGTAACCATACTGCATCGGAGCAGCAAATGA
- a CDS encoding HYExAFE family protein gives MKDISAKPAAGRFAAMNHYERAFESWLIDNHIQYVTVDEQKRAEFPASTRSAEASGPCKFKSFDFLLYPRNQQVIIAEVKGRAFKGTSFAKLAGFECWVTAEDIDGLTKWQEVFSEGSQGHTAVFVFAYKIENIDVDFDGREVYDFDENRYMFFAVKLDDYRVFMKQRSPKWQTVTLPADKFRRCAVQMQNLLL, from the coding sequence ATGAAGGATATATCTGCCAAACCGGCTGCGGGACGCTTCGCCGCGATGAATCATTATGAGCGGGCTTTTGAAAGCTGGCTGATAGACAATCACATCCAATACGTTACGGTCGATGAGCAGAAGCGGGCGGAATTCCCGGCTTCGACCCGCTCCGCCGAGGCAAGCGGACCGTGCAAATTTAAAAGCTTCGATTTCCTTTTATATCCGCGCAATCAGCAGGTGATAATCGCAGAGGTAAAGGGCAGGGCCTTCAAGGGGACAAGTTTTGCCAAGTTAGCCGGCTTCGAATGCTGGGTCACGGCTGAGGACATCGACGGGCTGACGAAGTGGCAAGAGGTTTTCTCCGAAGGAAGTCAGGGGCATACCGCTGTCTTCGTCTTCGCATACAAAATAGAAAATATCGATGTTGATTTTGACGGCAGGGAGGTCTATGACTTTGACGAAAACAGATATATGTTTTTCGCCGTCAAGCTGGATGATTATCGAGTGTTTATGAAGCAGCGCAGTCCGAAGTGGCAGACGGTAACGTTGCCGGCCGATAAATTCCGCCGGTGCGCAGTGCAGATGCAAAATCTTTTGTTGTGA
- the hisS gene encoding histidine--tRNA ligase, with protein MQISPVKGTRDFYPQEMAVRNWIIDGWKKVSLRNGFEEYDGPIFEYLQMYQIKSGDEIIEQLFSFKDRGDRDLALRPEITPTLARMVNQKISSLPMPIKWFSVPRLFRAERPQKGRLREFFQWNVDIIGVEGALADAEVIFCALDYLREVGLTPKDIVVRISSRKLLSAILEKMGIADKRLDALYPVLDKKDKVSAGEFKQMLNKKVADAKMADKIQEFMEIKAVSDIKKMIEPDDKINEAIEKIAVLFDWLKRMGVVEYCQFDPGIVRGLAYYTDIVYEIYDKRGDLRAIGGGGRYDDLLKQFGGPAIPATGFGMGDCVLGLMLEERGLLKPKPTGIDYFIACIEPEQTLQDAVKIAAELRAKGYSADFTYKAASLSRQLKQAAAQNARKSIILGDEFKSNELVVKDMTTSKQKRIKIDAFFAELNPPKAD; from the coding sequence ATGCAGATATCGCCGGTAAAAGGAACAAGGGATTTTTATCCGCAGGAGATGGCCGTTCGGAACTGGATAATCGACGGCTGGAAGAAGGTATCTCTGCGCAACGGGTTCGAGGAATACGACGGGCCGATATTCGAATACCTGCAGATGTACCAGATAAAAAGCGGCGACGAGATTATCGAGCAGCTTTTCTCATTCAAAGACAGGGGCGACAGAGATTTGGCACTGAGGCCTGAAATCACGCCTACGCTGGCACGAATGGTAAATCAAAAAATCAGCTCGCTGCCTATGCCTATCAAGTGGTTTTCTGTTCCGAGACTATTTCGGGCGGAGCGTCCACAGAAGGGGAGATTGCGTGAATTCTTCCAGTGGAACGTTGACATAATCGGCGTAGAGGGTGCGCTGGCTGATGCCGAGGTGATATTCTGTGCTTTGGATTACCTGCGAGAAGTTGGGCTAACGCCAAAGGATATTGTGGTGAGAATATCCAGCAGGAAACTGCTGTCAGCCATTCTCGAAAAGATGGGGATAGCTGATAAACGTTTGGATGCGCTGTATCCTGTGCTTGACAAAAAAGACAAGGTGTCGGCGGGGGAATTCAAGCAAATGCTCAACAAGAAGGTTGCGGACGCCAAGATGGCCGACAAGATACAGGAATTTATGGAGATTAAGGCAGTCTCGGACATCAAGAAGATGATCGAGCCGGACGACAAAATTAACGAGGCCATCGAAAAAATCGCGGTTTTGTTCGACTGGCTTAAGCGAATGGGAGTTGTGGAATATTGCCAATTCGACCCGGGCATTGTCAGAGGGCTGGCATATTACACGGACATCGTGTATGAGATTTATGACAAGCGAGGCGATCTGCGAGCCATCGGCGGGGGCGGCAGATACGATGATTTGCTGAAGCAGTTCGGTGGGCCGGCGATACCTGCCACGGGATTCGGTATGGGCGATTGCGTATTAGGTTTGATGCTCGAAGAACGGGGACTGTTGAAGCCGAAGCCGACAGGGATAGATTATTTTATCGCCTGCATAGAGCCGGAACAGACCCTGCAGGACGCCGTTAAAATAGCAGCAGAACTGCGGGCAAAAGGTTATTCGGCTGATTTCACTTACAAGGCCGCCAGTCTGAGCAGGCAACTCAAACAAGCCGCGGCCCAAAATGCCAGGAAAAGCATTATTCTCGGCGACGAATTCAAAAGCAATGAGCTTGTGGTTAAGGATATGACAACCAGTAAGCAAAAACGGATTAAAATAGACGCATTTTTCGCAGAGCTTAATCCGCCAAAGGCGGACTAA
- a CDS encoding RluA family pseudouridine synthase, giving the protein MSKTKVEIIYQDDDILVVNKPAGVSVTKDRTGAAQLKDILPPAICAQLRLVHRLDKDTSGVMLLAKNVEAQSKFSAYFEKRLVQKTYLAIVAGFVSDRQGTIDAPLIRDPKNTTLMCIAKKKGKESVTNWRLLADFGRVALLAVQPLTGRTHQIRVHLPSIGLPLAIDPSYGSNMPIFLSEFKSEYRLGINQIEKPLIERLTLHAYQLLIPEGTENRPDCFIAKLDKKFTACLKMLTKYNPNGPNAFLKSDDFSKILNGEAL; this is encoded by the coding sequence ATGTCAAAGACAAAGGTCGAAATAATATATCAGGATGACGATATCCTTGTCGTCAATAAGCCCGCGGGTGTATCGGTTACCAAAGACCGCACCGGCGCTGCCCAACTTAAGGATATTCTCCCGCCCGCCATCTGCGCTCAATTGCGCCTCGTCCATCGCCTCGACAAAGACACCTCAGGCGTGATGCTCCTGGCTAAAAATGTTGAAGCGCAGAGCAAATTCTCTGCTTACTTTGAAAAAAGGCTGGTCCAAAAGACTTATTTGGCTATCGTGGCCGGCTTCGTGTCTGACCGGCAAGGCACAATCGATGCGCCCTTAATCCGCGACCCCAAAAATACGACCCTTATGTGCATCGCCAAAAAAAAGGGAAAGGAATCGGTCACCAATTGGCGACTGCTCGCCGACTTCGGCAGAGTCGCCTTACTGGCGGTCCAACCCTTGACCGGCCGAACACATCAAATCCGCGTCCACCTGCCCAGCATCGGCTTACCGCTGGCGATTGACCCGTCATATGGCAGCAACATGCCGATATTTCTATCCGAATTCAAATCAGAATATCGGCTGGGCATAAACCAAATCGAAAAACCGCTTATCGAGCGTTTGACTTTGCACGCATATCAGCTTTTAATTCCAGAGGGGACTGAAAATCGGCCGGATTGTTTCATAGCTAAGCTTGACAAGAAATTCACCGCTTGTCTTAAAATGCTCACCAAGTATAACCCCAATGGCCCCAACGCCTTTCTCAAATCCGACGATTTCTCCAAAATCCTTAATGGCGAAGCCCTGTAA
- a CDS encoding homoserine dehydrogenase — protein sequence MSEQVIKIGLVGFGTIGAGVAKLLLKDGGSIAAKTGLRLKLACVVDTDTKSARPVKLPKAILTNDLDKLLKDDSIKIGIELVGGTKAAKQIQLKMLRAGKDVVTANKALLAEYGNELYKVARENNRCIAFEASCAGGIPIISGLRTGLAANNIMAIYGIVNGTCNYILSNMTSKDEDFSEALKQAQKLGYAEADPSLDLCGGDSAHKLAILASIAFGCEISLDDISVEGIEEISKDDIRYGGEMGYVLKLLAIGQKDKAGRISLRVHPSFIAKDNSLARVGGPFNAISIFGSAVGQVMYYGRGAGMMPTASAVVADVIDVALGNSATTFDHLHLKPRSETKRLIEKIGNLVSRFYIRLMVRDQAGVFAQIGKVLAVNSISISGILQHEGHGPDNTIPVVITTHPTQQSKVSTAIRGLDKLNTVCSKPVCIQIVDIPEDKD from the coding sequence ATGAGCGAACAGGTTATAAAAATCGGGCTTGTCGGATTCGGCACAATCGGGGCCGGGGTGGCAAAGCTGTTACTTAAAGACGGCGGTTCTATCGCGGCCAAGACCGGCCTGCGCCTAAAGCTGGCCTGCGTGGTCGATACCGACACTAAATCGGCCCGGCCGGTGAAGCTGCCTAAAGCTATTCTAACCAACGACTTAGATAAACTCCTGAAAGACGACTCTATAAAGATAGGCATCGAATTAGTCGGCGGAACGAAAGCCGCCAAGCAAATCCAGCTTAAGATGCTTCGGGCCGGTAAAGACGTCGTTACCGCCAATAAAGCATTGCTGGCCGAATATGGCAACGAGCTTTATAAAGTCGCCCGTGAAAATAATCGCTGTATCGCCTTCGAAGCAAGCTGCGCGGGAGGGATACCGATTATATCCGGCTTGAGGACTGGACTGGCCGCGAATAATATTATGGCCATCTACGGCATCGTCAACGGGACGTGCAACTATATCCTCTCCAATATGACCAGCAAAGACGAAGACTTTTCCGAGGCACTGAAACAGGCGCAGAAGTTAGGTTACGCGGAGGCTGACCCCTCCTTAGACCTCTGCGGCGGCGACAGCGCTCACAAGTTAGCTATTCTGGCTTCGATTGCATTCGGGTGCGAAATCTCGCTCGACGATATATCCGTCGAGGGCATCGAAGAAATTTCGAAGGACGACATCCGCTACGGCGGCGAAATGGGATATGTACTGAAACTACTGGCAATCGGACAAAAAGACAAGGCCGGCAGGATATCACTGCGGGTGCACCCGTCTTTTATCGCCAAAGACAATTCTCTTGCGCGCGTCGGCGGCCCATTTAACGCCATTAGTATATTCGGCAGCGCGGTAGGACAAGTAATGTATTACGGCCGAGGGGCTGGAATGATGCCCACCGCCAGCGCAGTCGTCGCCGACGTTATCGATGTCGCTCTGGGCAATTCCGCTACCACTTTTGACCATCTGCACCTGAAGCCTCGGAGCGAAACGAAGCGGTTAATCGAGAAAATCGGTAACCTCGTCAGCAGATTCTACATTCGACTGATGGTCAGGGACCAGGCCGGCGTATTCGCACAAATCGGCAAGGTTCTTGCCGTAAATTCCATAAGCATATCCGGTATCCTGCAACACGAAGGTCACGGCCCCGACAACACTATTCCCGTGGTTATTACCACCCACCCGACGCAACAAAGCAAGGTGAGCACAGCCATCAGAGGGCTGGATAAACTCAATACCGTTTGCAGCAAACCGGTGTGCATCCAGATAGTCGATATCCCGGAGGACAAGGATTGA
- a CDS encoding cofactor-independent phosphoglycerate mutase, with translation MKAKYVIIVPDGAADEPLEEFGGETVLQAAETPNMDKISMQGRLGLVRTIPPGLEPGSDVAQMSLLGYEPLEFYTGRAPIEAVARNIQLSPNDWVFRCNLVTFSDGKMEDHSAGHISTEEGSKLINDLNEQLSGESFRFYPGVSYRHLLVFKDADFDVKTYPPHDYIGTAVEKILPRGKGAEILIDLIGRSQQLFINHDINKIKKDLGENQVSSIWLWGQGKRARMESFEKRFGLKGAAITAVDLARGLSMLIGFDLINVPGATGFVDTNYQGKASAAIEALNKYDIVFIHIEAPDEASHNGSIELKKKAIEQIDKYIVGPVLDALQGYEKWRILVLPDHPTPVIKRAHSGGPVPFAMAGTGVKGILNATFSEANAAKSGIKIENGSELMEYFLKS, from the coding sequence TTGAAGGCCAAATACGTCATAATAGTTCCTGACGGCGCTGCGGATGAACCCCTGGAGGAGTTTGGAGGAGAGACTGTCCTCCAGGCGGCCGAAACGCCCAATATGGATAAAATCAGCATGCAGGGCAGATTAGGGCTTGTCCGGACGATTCCGCCCGGTCTCGAACCCGGCAGCGACGTTGCGCAAATGAGCCTGCTCGGCTATGAACCGCTGGAGTTTTATACCGGCCGGGCGCCGATAGAGGCGGTGGCGCGCAATATTCAGCTATCTCCTAATGATTGGGTCTTCCGGTGCAATCTTGTTACTTTTAGCGACGGCAAAATGGAAGACCACAGCGCGGGACATATCTCCACTGAAGAAGGCAGCAAGCTGATAAATGACTTAAACGAACAGTTAAGCGGAGAGAGCTTTCGCTTTTATCCTGGCGTAAGCTACCGGCACCTGCTGGTTTTCAAGGACGCCGATTTCGACGTTAAGACGTATCCGCCACACGACTATATAGGGACGGCGGTAGAGAAGATTTTGCCGAGAGGCAAGGGCGCCGAAATTCTTATCGATTTGATTGGCCGTTCGCAGCAGCTTTTTATCAATCACGACATCAACAAAATCAAAAAGGACCTCGGCGAAAATCAGGTAAGCTCCATCTGGCTTTGGGGACAGGGAAAAAGGGCCCGAATGGAAAGTTTCGAAAAGCGATTCGGACTCAAAGGGGCCGCCATCACCGCCGTCGACCTTGCAAGAGGTCTGTCAATGCTCATCGGCTTCGATTTGATAAACGTGCCGGGCGCTACCGGATTTGTCGATACGAATTATCAGGGCAAGGCATCGGCTGCGATAGAGGCGCTCAATAAGTACGACATTGTTTTTATCCATATAGAAGCCCCCGATGAGGCATCCCACAACGGCAGCATTGAGCTGAAGAAAAAAGCCATCGAGCAGATTGATAAATATATTGTCGGACCTGTCCTCGATGCGCTGCAGGGCTACGAAAAGTGGAGAATACTCGTTTTGCCGGACCACCCCACCCCCGTCATAAAAAGGGCGCACTCGGGCGGGCCTGTCCCATTTGCTATGGCAGGGACCGGTGTAAAAGGCATTTTGAACGCAACTTTCAGCGAAGCCAATGCTGCAAAATCGGGAATTAAAATAGAAAACGGCTCCGAATTGATGGAATATTTCTTAAAAAGTTAG
- a CDS encoding aspartate kinase gives MAILVQKFGGTSVANAEKIRRAAKRVINAVKNGYSVVVVASARGQQTDELIADALELNPNPPKREMDQLLSTGEQQSVSLFAMALDAAGYPAISFTGGQVQMLTDNVHTKARIKSIGAERIKKQLDEGKIVLVAGFQGVDKDGNITTLGRGGSDTTAVALAAALGAKECEIYTDVDGVYTTDPRIFKEAVKLEQISYDEILEMASLGAGVMHSRSIEFGKKYNVKIHVRSSSEEKEGTIIMHEVPEMEGVVVTGATVQKDMAKIDLVNVDNKPGNAARIFASLAKAKVVVNDIMQTEVSSKKANLSFLISISDLAAAKEAIEQIKSEINCDNVFVRDDIAEISVVGVGMRTHYGVAEKMFGAIAKAKINIDSITTSEIRISCVVSIKQADEALRVVSAAFELDKPSKERTK, from the coding sequence ATGGCAATACTTGTGCAAAAATTCGGCGGAACTTCGGTTGCTAACGCGGAGAAAATTCGCCGGGCCGCCAAGAGGGTAATCAATGCGGTAAAAAACGGCTATTCGGTCGTGGTAGTCGCTTCTGCCCGCGGCCAGCAGACAGATGAGCTTATCGCCGATGCTCTCGAACTTAATCCGAATCCGCCAAAACGCGAGATGGACCAGCTGCTTAGCACCGGCGAACAGCAATCCGTCTCTCTTTTCGCAATGGCTCTTGACGCCGCAGGTTATCCGGCCATCAGTTTTACAGGCGGTCAGGTCCAGATGCTGACCGACAATGTCCATACAAAGGCAAGAATAAAAAGCATCGGGGCCGAGCGGATTAAAAAGCAGCTGGATGAAGGTAAAATAGTTCTTGTCGCCGGCTTTCAAGGCGTAGATAAGGACGGCAACATAACAACGCTCGGCAGAGGCGGTTCAGACACAACCGCAGTTGCGCTGGCCGCGGCCCTGGGAGCAAAGGAATGCGAAATTTATACCGACGTTGACGGGGTATATACAACCGACCCGCGGATATTTAAAGAGGCCGTGAAGCTGGAGCAGATTAGTTACGACGAAATACTCGAAATGGCAAGTCTCGGGGCCGGCGTTATGCATTCACGGTCCATCGAGTTCGGTAAAAAATACAATGTCAAAATTCACGTCAGAAGCAGTTCAGAAGAAAAAGAAGGAACAATAATTATGCACGAAGTACCAGAAATGGAAGGCGTAGTAGTTACAGGCGCAACTGTTCAGAAAGATATGGCCAAGATAGACCTTGTAAACGTAGACAATAAACCGGGGAATGCTGCAAGAATCTTCGCTTCGCTGGCGAAGGCCAAAGTAGTAGTCAACGACATTATGCAAACCGAGGTCAGCAGCAAAAAGGCGAACCTGTCGTTTTTAATCAGCATTTCGGATTTGGCCGCCGCCAAAGAAGCCATTGAGCAAATTAAAAGTGAGATTAATTGCGATAATGTTTTTGTCCGCGATGATATTGCCGAGATTTCCGTGGTCGGCGTCGGCATGCGGACTCATTATGGCGTGGCTGAGAAGATGTTCGGAGCTATAGCCAAGGCCAAAATCAATATCGATTCGATTACCACCAGTGAAATCCGCATCAGCTGCGTAGTGAGTATAAAACAGGCCGATGAAGCCTTAAGGGTCGTCTCTGCCGCCTTTGAGTTGGATAAGCCTTCTAAAGAGCGAACAAAATAA